In Streptomyces violaceusniger Tu 4113, one DNA window encodes the following:
- a CDS encoding ATP-binding protein: MAFAPQDPRIPDPSDPIVDEGRVDYVPTPISVTRARQHATRLVAEWGHPALADDAALIVSELATNAVRHARIPGRLFRVQLTLTKTRLRIAVSDPRGERLPRPRHPSPRDRHGRGLLIVRALAARWGVRERTVGKEIWAELDLTSSPTQAEP, from the coding sequence ATGGCATTCGCGCCCCAAGACCCCCGGATCCCGGACCCCAGCGACCCCATCGTCGACGAGGGCCGCGTCGACTACGTCCCGACACCGATAAGCGTGACCAGGGCCCGCCAGCACGCCACGCGACTCGTCGCCGAGTGGGGGCATCCCGCGCTCGCCGACGACGCCGCGCTCATCGTGTCCGAGCTGGCCACCAACGCCGTCCGGCACGCCCGCATCCCCGGGCGGCTCTTCCGGGTTCAGCTCACCCTCACGAAAACCCGCTTACGTATCGCCGTATCCGACCCCCGGGGCGAACGACTCCCCCGCCCCCGCCACCCGTCACCCCGCGACAGGCACGGCCGTGGCCTGCTCATCGTCCGCGCTCTCGCCGCCCGTTGGGGCGTGCGCGAGCGGACCGTGGGCAAGGAGATCTGGGCCGAGCTGGACCTGACCAGCTCACCGACCCAAGCCGAGCCCTAA
- a CDS encoding DUF397 domain-containing protein, with product MAELVFHKSSQSNAFDECVEVATNVPGTVAVRDSKNPGGPILRFTPAAWADFRRALAQNAM from the coding sequence GTGGCCGAATTGGTCTTCCATAAGTCGAGCCAGAGCAACGCCTTTGACGAGTGCGTAGAGGTGGCCACGAACGTGCCCGGCACCGTAGCGGTACGCGACTCCAAGAACCCCGGCGGCCCGATACTCCGGTTCACCCCCGCCGCCTGGGCGGACTTCCGGCGTGCTCTCGCCCAGAACGCCATGTGA
- a CDS encoding CU044_5270 family protein: MNHASPSQPHPAEWPETQELLGAEERGLPAGRHEFHKEQLMAQIHDDLRTTNGAPAAPARQRNPFLRRNVLLPAMACAVAAAVVGGFALAGGDGGDGDGKTPLATGPALTTQVGTADAKAAPELLNRISLASADTSGPTVGDGQFIYIASKVASTYPKTVDDKTTVVSEELHPRQVWQSPEGKDGWLIEPGQTGDKGITLAGEHPISAAYNALVKLPTDPDALLKKIYQDVDKNRDKEVPRDQAAFVAIGDLLTESYPPAKLAPALYKAAAKIPGVAAVDDAVDAMGRHGIAVARLNEADGQREEWIFDKKSLAFLGERMVQAQPPKDGPIKRGTVLFTSAITERAVVDGNKRLPSDSQAG; this comes from the coding sequence ATGAACCACGCCAGCCCCTCCCAGCCGCACCCGGCTGAGTGGCCGGAGACCCAGGAACTCCTGGGCGCCGAGGAGCGGGGTCTGCCGGCGGGCCGCCACGAGTTTCACAAGGAGCAACTGATGGCCCAGATCCACGACGACCTCCGCACCACCAACGGCGCCCCGGCCGCCCCCGCGCGTCAGCGCAACCCGTTCCTGCGCCGGAACGTGCTGCTGCCCGCCATGGCCTGCGCCGTGGCCGCGGCGGTCGTGGGCGGCTTCGCCCTCGCCGGAGGCGATGGCGGCGACGGCGACGGTAAGACCCCCCTCGCCACCGGCCCCGCGCTGACCACCCAGGTCGGCACCGCCGACGCCAAGGCCGCCCCCGAGCTGCTCAACCGCATCTCCCTGGCCTCGGCCGACACCTCCGGGCCCACGGTGGGCGATGGCCAGTTCATCTACATCGCCTCCAAGGTGGCCAGCACCTACCCCAAGACCGTGGACGACAAGACCACGGTGGTCAGCGAGGAGTTGCACCCCCGCCAGGTCTGGCAGTCCCCTGAGGGGAAGGACGGCTGGCTGATCGAGCCGGGTCAGACCGGCGACAAGGGCATCACCCTGGCCGGTGAGCACCCGATCAGCGCGGCGTACAACGCCCTGGTGAAGCTGCCCACGGACCCCGACGCGCTGCTGAAGAAGATCTACCAGGACGTCGACAAGAACCGGGACAAGGAGGTTCCCCGCGACCAGGCGGCCTTCGTCGCCATCGGCGATCTGCTGACCGAGAGCTACCCGCCCGCCAAGCTCGCCCCCGCCCTCTACAAGGCCGCCGCCAAGATCCCGGGTGTGGCCGCGGTGGACGACGCGGTCGACGCCATGGGCCGTCATGGCATCGCGGTGGCGCGGCTGAACGAGGCCGATGGCCAGCGCGAGGAGTGGATCTTCGACAAGAAGAGCCTGGCCTTCCTCGGTGAGCGCATGGTCCAGGCCCAGCCCCCCAAGGACGGCCCGATCAAGCGCGGCACCGTGCTCTTCACCAGCGCGATCACCGAGCGCGCGGTCGTCGACGGCAACAAGCGGCTGCCCTCCGACTCCCAGGCGGGCTGA
- a CDS encoding RNA polymerase sigma factor, protein MTTDMRTRVRAGDPDAFAELFDAYAQAVYHHAFRLTADWSVAEDVMSATFMEAWRRRTAVDAEGGSLRPWLLGIGTNVARTHCRSNRRYRAAAAAAAEAGPDSLRIPDHAEETAGRVDDRRRINATLTALASLKRAEREVLVLCLWEGMEYADVARTLHIAIGTVRSRLSRARTKLRKLADAELGRKKRELTPLTRQVKGDRNHAIRSAEEGI, encoded by the coding sequence GTGACCACAGATATGCGAACCCGGGTGCGGGCCGGGGATCCAGATGCGTTCGCGGAGCTGTTCGACGCCTACGCGCAGGCCGTCTACCACCACGCCTTCCGCCTGACCGCCGACTGGTCGGTGGCCGAGGACGTCATGTCGGCGACGTTCATGGAGGCGTGGCGGCGCCGTACGGCGGTCGATGCCGAAGGGGGATCCCTGCGGCCCTGGCTCCTGGGCATCGGCACCAACGTCGCCCGTACCCACTGCCGTAGCAACCGCCGATACCGGGCTGCCGCCGCCGCTGCCGCCGAGGCGGGGCCCGACTCGTTGCGGATCCCCGACCACGCCGAGGAGACGGCCGGACGCGTGGACGACCGGAGACGCATCAACGCCACGCTCACCGCCCTCGCTTCGCTGAAGCGCGCCGAACGCGAGGTCCTCGTCCTCTGCCTCTGGGAGGGCATGGAGTACGCCGACGTCGCCCGCACCCTCCACATCGCCATCGGAACCGTCCGCTCCAGGCTGTCCCGAGCCCGTACCAAGCTGCGCAAACTCGCCGACGCCGAACTGGGCCGCAAAAAACGGGAACTCACTCCGCTCACCCGGCAGGTAAAGGGCGATCGCAACCACGCGATCCGGTCCGCAGAGGAAGGAATCTGA
- a CDS encoding FAD-dependent monooxygenase, with protein MIEVVIAGAGPNGLMLACELALAGVRPVVLERLTEPTDTQRANGLVGQVIRMLDRRGLYERLATPGTTPRPAPRFTFGAFPLDLSELPDNPLYTLLVPQLRIERMLIERAAELGVDIRRGHEVIGLTQGEKSVTVELRERAPIEAEFLVGADGGRSTVRKLTGIDFPGVTSDDSVSRTGHVSVPAHLIGPDGSLTVPGFGAIPPFQHLRTEHGLIAWAPSPDGDPKLTTVEWGQPPEGEASLDELRASARRVLGTDVPLGPPTGPGPHLMRRLYGGNTRIAERYRAGRVVLLGDAAHVHSAIGGPGLNLGLQDAVNLGWKLAAEVRGHAAEGLLDTYESERHPAARRVAMHTQAQSLLIQPGGEVTALRELFGELLDQPATRRHIARLLAGADIAYDMGPATGPLVGHWAPDLPGLRDLTRTARPLLLDPTAALDPGPWSPHVDTVPAPGLDTALLLRPDCYIAWQGTTNDGLHEALATWFRAA; from the coding sequence ATGATCGAGGTCGTCATCGCAGGCGCGGGGCCCAACGGCCTGATGCTCGCCTGCGAACTCGCCCTGGCCGGTGTGCGTCCGGTCGTCCTGGAACGTCTCACCGAACCGACCGACACGCAGCGCGCGAACGGCCTCGTCGGCCAGGTCATCCGCATGCTCGACCGGCGCGGGCTGTACGAGCGGCTGGCCACGCCCGGCACCACGCCCAGACCGGCGCCCCGGTTCACGTTCGGCGCGTTCCCGCTCGACCTGAGCGAGCTGCCGGACAACCCGCTGTACACGCTGTTGGTGCCGCAGCTCCGGATCGAGCGGATGCTCATCGAGCGCGCGGCGGAGCTGGGTGTGGACATCCGGCGCGGGCACGAGGTCATCGGGCTGACGCAGGGCGAGAAGTCAGTGACGGTCGAGCTGCGCGAGCGGGCGCCGATCGAGGCGGAGTTCCTGGTCGGCGCGGACGGCGGGCGCAGCACGGTCCGTAAGCTCACCGGAATCGACTTCCCCGGCGTGACGAGCGACGACTCGGTGTCGCGCACCGGACATGTGAGCGTGCCCGCACACCTGATCGGCCCGGACGGCAGCCTCACCGTGCCCGGTTTCGGCGCCATCCCGCCGTTCCAGCATCTGCGGACCGAGCACGGGCTGATCGCCTGGGCACCGTCCCCGGACGGCGACCCGAAGCTGACCACCGTGGAATGGGGGCAGCCCCCCGAGGGCGAGGCATCGCTGGACGAACTGCGGGCCAGCGCCCGCCGGGTGCTCGGCACGGACGTACCCCTGGGCCCGCCGACCGGGCCGGGACCGCATCTGATGCGGCGGCTGTACGGCGGCAACACCCGGATCGCCGAGCGCTACCGCGCGGGCCGTGTCGTGCTGCTCGGCGACGCCGCGCACGTGCACTCGGCGATCGGCGGCCCGGGGCTCAACCTGGGCCTCCAGGACGCGGTGAACCTCGGGTGGAAGCTGGCGGCGGAGGTCCGCGGCCACGCGGCGGAGGGGCTGCTCGACACATACGAGTCGGAACGACACCCCGCGGCGCGGCGGGTCGCCATGCACACGCAGGCCCAGTCGCTGCTGATCCAGCCGGGCGGCGAGGTGACGGCGCTGCGCGAACTCTTCGGCGAGCTGCTCGACCAGCCCGCGACCCGGCGGCACATCGCGCGGCTGCTCGCCGGCGCGGACATCGCCTACGACATGGGTCCGGCGACCGGCCCGCTCGTCGGCCACTGGGCCCCGGACCTGCCGGGCCTGCGCGACCTGACCCGCACCGCCCGCCCCCTCCTCCTGGACCCCACCGCCGCCCTCGACCCGGGCCCCTGGTCACCCCACGTGGACACCGTGCCCGCCCCCGGCCTCGACACCGCCCTCCTGCTCCGCCCCGACTGCTACATCGCCTGGCAGGGCACCACGAACGACGGTCTGCACGAGGCCCTGGCCACCTGGTTCCGGGCCGCCTGA
- a CDS encoding TetR family transcriptional regulator → MGLRERKKAQTHAALSWAAIRLTVERGFDKVKVEDIAEEASVSPRTFNNYFSSKAEAIAFRHLDRFLRIAEALRERPDEPLWDAITDSVLLQFAADAESMAHPPATDVAQWTAGVRVMVAEPALRGEMLRAGATAEAEIAAAITERTGGDLDQDLYPHLVASAVVAAVHTAIAHHLRTDPPVPVRPLLTDALARFAVGLSTPSTP, encoded by the coding sequence ATGGGACTGCGAGAGCGCAAGAAGGCCCAGACGCACGCGGCGCTGAGCTGGGCCGCGATCCGGCTGACCGTGGAGCGCGGGTTCGACAAGGTCAAGGTGGAGGACATCGCCGAGGAGGCCAGTGTCTCGCCGCGTACGTTCAACAACTACTTCTCGAGCAAGGCCGAGGCGATCGCGTTCCGCCACCTCGACCGCTTCCTGCGCATCGCGGAGGCGCTGCGCGAGCGGCCGGACGAGCCGCTGTGGGACGCGATCACCGACTCCGTACTGCTGCAATTCGCGGCGGACGCGGAGTCGATGGCCCATCCCCCCGCCACCGACGTGGCGCAGTGGACGGCGGGCGTGCGCGTGATGGTCGCCGAACCGGCGCTGCGGGGCGAGATGCTGCGCGCCGGGGCGACCGCCGAGGCCGAGATCGCCGCCGCGATCACCGAACGCACCGGCGGCGACCTCGATCAGGACCTGTACCCGCACCTCGTCGCGTCGGCGGTGGTGGCCGCCGTACACACCGCCATCGCTCACCATCTCCGCACCGATCCACCCGTGCCGGTGCGCCCCCTGCTCACCGACGCCCTCGCCCGGTTCGCGGTAGGGCTGTCCACGCCGTCCACCCCGTAA
- a CDS encoding DUF397 domain-containing protein: MAALEFRKSSFSTGDRECVEVSTNVPGIVAIRDSKDPDGRILRFTPAAWGAFQAVLAEEG; the protein is encoded by the coding sequence ATGGCGGCTCTTGAGTTCCGGAAGTCCAGCTTCAGTACTGGCGATCGGGAGTGCGTCGAGGTGTCCACGAACGTGCCCGGCATCGTGGCGATACGGGACTCCAAGGACCCGGACGGTCGAATACTCAGGTTCACGCCCGCCGCCTGGGGGGCCTTTCAAGCAGTGCTTGCAGAGGAGGGGTGA
- a CDS encoding helix-turn-helix domain-containing protein, translating into MQGNSTSTVLGRRLGGELTKLRTAAGLTQTHAAKVLTGSTTKVAKMEGGWVPMRDPDIRALCELYGLSDPAAVGGLLELARIDRERRKAKGWWNEFPNLGDMQEYVALENAATSIRTWQLCLVPGLLQTPDYARALAMGNSTKGHPDRGETLVASRIARQRRLSEEPTLGLWAVVHEGALRHRVGGSTVMREQLKRLEEAAQQSNITVQILPFEAGAHLGMGGAFNIISFAEPGAMDVVYTETAFGQLWVEGGDEAAQHQELFEKIARHALAESESRSFIEALRGEM; encoded by the coding sequence ATGCAGGGCAATAGCACCTCGACCGTTCTGGGACGCAGGCTCGGTGGTGAGCTGACCAAGCTCCGCACCGCAGCGGGCCTGACGCAGACGCATGCCGCCAAGGTGCTCACCGGGTCCACGACCAAGGTCGCCAAGATGGAGGGCGGCTGGGTACCGATGCGGGACCCGGACATCCGCGCCCTGTGCGAGCTGTACGGCCTGAGCGACCCTGCGGCGGTGGGTGGGTTGTTGGAGCTGGCCCGCATCGACCGCGAACGCCGCAAGGCGAAGGGGTGGTGGAACGAGTTCCCGAACCTCGGGGACATGCAGGAATACGTCGCGTTGGAGAACGCGGCAACGAGCATCAGGACTTGGCAGCTCTGTCTGGTGCCTGGCCTGCTCCAAACCCCTGACTACGCACGTGCGTTGGCGATGGGCAATTCGACGAAGGGCCACCCCGACAGAGGTGAGACGTTGGTTGCCAGCAGAATCGCGCGACAGCGGCGGCTTTCCGAGGAGCCGACTCTCGGCCTGTGGGCGGTGGTCCACGAAGGCGCACTCCGGCATCGTGTTGGCGGTTCGACGGTGATGCGTGAGCAGTTGAAGCGCCTGGAGGAGGCGGCCCAGCAGTCGAACATCACCGTCCAGATCTTGCCGTTCGAGGCCGGAGCACATCTGGGCATGGGCGGGGCATTCAACATCATCTCGTTCGCGGAGCCGGGAGCCATGGACGTGGTGTATACAGAAACTGCCTTCGGCCAGCTATGGGTTGAGGGAGGTGACGAAGCCGCTCAGCACCAGGAGCTGTTCGAGAAGATCGCCCGCCACGCCCTCGCCGAGTCGGAGAGCAGGTCATTCATCGAAGCGCTCCGAGGAGAGATGTGA
- a CDS encoding DUF397 domain-containing protein: MADLALRKSSYSRGEEECVEVATNVPDAVAIRDSKNPAGPMLRFTPAAWVAFQVVLAEEG; this comes from the coding sequence GTGGCCGATCTAGCCCTCCGTAAGTCGAGCTACAGCCGCGGAGAGGAAGAGTGCGTCGAGGTGGCCACGAACGTTCCCGATGCCGTGGCGATACGTGACTCCAAGAACCCCGCCGGTCCGATGCTTCGGTTCACGCCCGCCGCCTGGGTGGCCTTCCAGGTCGTGCTAGCAGAGGAGGGATGA